A stretch of Lathyrus oleraceus cultivar Zhongwan6 chromosome 6, CAAS_Psat_ZW6_1.0, whole genome shotgun sequence DNA encodes these proteins:
- the LOC127094802 gene encoding pectin acetylesterase 8-like, with translation MKFVVDNQLIIISGEEDFVVSHLSSFRYIEADEDALETSFQALEIANATFVEMKGPVGKACSSFASLKSAKSSIEGGNPEGWGQLIDIREKHDRFGLGYVPSAAKGARVPTKDNTRSIQEVFLSTRFIHGDQVNAIEDSTANEDEPSTNLHYREERIFVVVIEDLLAKGIKNAKNTILSRCSAGESTSILQYDRFRTLLPAAAEVKCVSGAGYFINVKAVSGAQHIEQFYSQVVQTHASTKNLPSSCTSRLSSVLCCFSQNEVAQISTPIFFVIAAYDSWQIRNILAPGVVDLHGTWRNCKLNIKDCYIRK, from the exons ATGAAGTTTGTGGTGGACAATCAACTAATCATCATTTCTGGAGAAGAAGACTTTGTGGTCAGTCACCTTTCATCCTTCAGATATATCGAGGCTGATGAGGacgctttggaaacttctttccaagctcttgaaatagccaaTGCCACTTTTGTGGAAATGAAGGGCCCTGTTGGGAAAGCTTGTTCATCTTTCGCTTCTCTGAAAAGCGCAAAGTCTAGTATTGaaggaggaaaccctgaaggtTGGGGTCAACTTATTGATATTCGTGAGAAGCATGATCGCTTTGGTCTGGGATATGTGCCTTCCGCTGCGAAAGGAGCCCGAGTCCCTACAAAGGACAACACCCGAAGCATCCAGGAAGTATTCCTCAGCACAAGATTCATCCATGGAGATCAAGTCAATGCAATTGAAGATAGCACCGCAAATGAAGAtgagccat CAACCAATTTGCACTACAGAGAAGAAAGAATATTTGTTGTTGTCATTGAGGATTTACTAGCAAAAGGAATcaaaaatgctaaaaatacaaTTCTATCTAGATGTTCTGCTGGAGAATCGACTTCTATTTTACAATATGATCGCTTTAGAACTTTACTTCCTGCAGCAGCTGAAGTTAAATGCGTCTCAGGTGCCGGTTATTTTATCAATGTAAAAGCGGTCTCTGGAGCACAACACATTGAACAATTCTACAGCCAAGTCGTTCAAACACATGCCTCAACAAAGAATTTGCCTTCGTCTTGCACATCAAGACTTTCGTCTGTGCTGTGTTGTTTTTCGCAAAATGAGGTCGCACAAATCAGTACACCAATCTTCTTTGTAATTGCAGCTTATGACTCATGGCAGATTAGGAATATTTTGGCACCCGGTGTTGTTGATCTACATGGCACTTGGCGTAACTGCAAGCTCAATATAAAAGATTGCTACATCAGGAAATAG